The genomic window ATGCTGCTTGGATTGCAGCAAAGTGAAGAGGCCAGCAGCGCGTTTTTTTATTCCTCCGAACCGGTAAACGCTTACACCGGGGAGAGTTTCGCCAGTTCCTGGAACTTAAGCGAGTTCCACCGATATGAGAAGGGATTTGAGGAGAAGATTTCCTATGCTTACCATGTGGAGGCGATAGTTGAGCTTTCAGGCGAGCTGTTCCAGGATTTCCGCAGGAGAAGGCTCCATCCCGAGAAAGTGTATGCTTTGCTCCTGCAGTATCTGTATGCAATCGGTCACGCGAATCGTTGCAGCGATCTGAAGTGGTCAGAGACAGAAGAGATATCAATCGATTTTTTGAGAAGGTTTCGAACGGCGGACGATTTGGAGGCCATGTTTGTCCATTGGATACGAAGCTTGGGTAACCGGCAAGAACAAGCCCAGGGATGGAACGAAACGATCAAGCAAGTGAAGCAATATGTGCAGCTGCACTATGGTGAGGATGTATCGTTGCAAGCGATTTCGCAGAAGTTCTCCATCGACAGGTTTCAACTAAGCAGATGGTTCAAGCAAGAGTGCCAGATGAACTATTGGTCGTTTGTCATGCAGGTAAGAATGGAGAAAGCAGCCGAGATGCTGGCGGATACGTCGCTGAAAAACAGCGTGATTGCCGAGGCGACCGGTTTTGTCGATGAAAGCCATTTCAGCCGGGTGTTCAAAAAATACTATAAGATGACACCCAAGCAATACCGACAGGCACTAGACAGCTCCTCTTAATCATGCAACGATATACAATTTAATGCGCAACAATATGAATTCCGCCCGGCGTCGAAATCATCTAAGCTTTACATTGTAAGTGCTTTACTCACATCTCAATGGACGGGGGAATCATGAACGATGAAGAAGTCAAGTGTATGGCTGCTTGCCCTAATGATGGCATTTGTTGTTGTGCTATCAGCTTGCAGCAGTAATGAAAGCGCTGACAAAGGGAGCGGGGACGCAAACACCGCAGGGCAGGAGAAGAAAAATGTCAAGCTGAGTATCTTGGCCTGGAATAATGAAACCGAGATGAAGCCGGTTTTGGACGGATTCACGGCGAAATACCCGCATATCACCTTTGATTTTCAGTTTGCTCCGCCAGTGAAAGATTACATTGCGAAGTTGCAAACGATGCTCTTGACAGACACCGCAACGGACATTTTCATTATCGCTGCCGAAAACAGGAATGAAGTCATCGACGGCGGCCATGCATTGGATTTGACAGACTATCCATTCATGGAAGTGATGCTGGACAGCAATAAGCCGATGCTGAGCAAAGACGGCAGAACGTATGCCTTCACGAACAATGGCTGGGTTGGAGGCTGGTTCTACAACAAGAAATTGTTCGAAGAAGCCGGAATTGAAGAGATGCCGGAAACGTGGGATGAGTTCGTGGCCATTTGCCTGCAATTGAAAGAAGCAGGAATTACGCCGCTGTATGACAATATGCAGGACCTGACACAGATTCATTCGGCCTTGTACGGCAATATGACGCTTTCCCAAGATCCGGA from Xylanibacillus composti includes these protein-coding regions:
- a CDS encoding response regulator, with the translated sequence MKLLIADDQQSLHTFLNTMMNWETLGIREVRHTYDGRETLQAVREYKPHLLILDIRMPFMSGLDMLKELQDLPTKPRTIILSAHDEFEYARDALHLNVDQYMLKPVDLTLLQTAIEGLTEQIRHNYQKVLAREFGKWVHSRALHAEVVEAMNEAFRVLQIDHYVLLEVRGECPPENLPTDWITNQDSVASFNHYRKSPDGYACLLGLSADVSDDELLVLVNRLWAYWRKMYPNGQLSIGMSRKAQDPSAMLLGLQQSEEASSAFFYSSEPVNAYTGESFASSWNLSEFHRYEKGFEEKISYAYHVEAIVELSGELFQDFRRRRLHPEKVYALLLQYLYAIGHANRCSDLKWSETEEISIDFLRRFRTADDLEAMFVHWIRSLGNRQEQAQGWNETIKQVKQYVQLHYGEDVSLQAISQKFSIDRFQLSRWFKQECQMNYWSFVMQVRMEKAAEMLADTSLKNSVIAEATGFVDESHFSRVFKKYYKMTPKQYRQALDSSS
- a CDS encoding ABC transporter substrate-binding protein encodes the protein MKKSSVWLLALMMAFVVVLSACSSNESADKGSGDANTAGQEKKNVKLSILAWNNETEMKPVLDGFTAKYPHITFDFQFAPPVKDYIAKLQTMLLTDTATDIFIIAAENRNEVIDGGHALDLTDYPFMEVMLDSNKPMLSKDGRTYAFTNNGWVGGWFYNKKLFEEAGIEEMPETWDEFVAICLQLKEAGITPLYDNMQDLTQIHSALYGNMTLSQDPEFDNKIFAGEKTFAEGWTDVFELWKKDMIDTKILTPDMIGLTGDQIESEFTLGNVAMFFGGPWSIAKLTETPDLDFGMIPVPGPNPGENYYVGAPGVGFAVNSKSSHQEEALLFLEYLSTQEGLDLFYEGTGLIMTAKDYEAKVHPSMQQAYQEGLMEGRIYLPMVTWPRHQEALRNQFVISTQDMAVGKITPEEAAAAIDKKFNEMENK